The Streptomyces puniciscabiei genome includes a window with the following:
- a CDS encoding sugar phosphate isomerase/epimerase family protein yields the protein MSGARPQGAVTVAAPQWRIGTDRAAAARAALAAGADALHLDFGGAHRGPPLTDPAELAAAEAVARVVPVPVLAVNHVNDIGLALARGTANPAALVVLHRALDCARRLGVRVLHVPGFRRSLPTTAGLRAGTADALRTLCERAGAAGLTLAYESPLGPEDSLALARAVDHPALRLVLDTGNLLDAGVQPAAFARAVAASGLLLPDLHVKDPAGTAGWSGIGTELRCLLGLFTARSVLVENDYRQDHARLRADVAECRTALATGHETMEQRELL from the coding sequence ATGAGCGGGGCACGGCCGCAGGGCGCCGTGACGGTCGCCGCGCCGCAGTGGCGGATCGGTACCGACCGGGCCGCCGCCGCACGGGCCGCGCTCGCCGCCGGGGCGGACGCGCTCCACCTGGACTTCGGCGGCGCCCACCGCGGCCCGCCCCTGACCGACCCGGCCGAACTGGCCGCCGCCGAGGCCGTCGCCCGGGTGGTACCGGTCCCGGTGCTCGCCGTGAACCACGTCAACGACATCGGTCTGGCCCTGGCCCGCGGTACGGCCAACCCCGCCGCCCTGGTCGTGCTGCACCGGGCCCTGGACTGCGCCCGCCGCCTCGGCGTCCGGGTGCTGCACGTCCCGGGCTTCCGGCGCAGCCTGCCCACCACCGCGGGCCTGCGCGCCGGGACCGCCGACGCCCTGCGCACCCTGTGCGAACGCGCCGGCGCCGCCGGACTCACCCTCGCCTACGAGTCCCCGCTCGGCCCCGAGGACAGCCTCGCCCTGGCCCGTGCGGTGGACCATCCAGCGCTGCGGCTCGTCCTGGACACCGGCAACCTGCTGGACGCGGGCGTCCAGCCGGCCGCGTTCGCCCGCGCCGTGGCGGCGTCCGGGCTGCTGCTGCCCGACCTGCACGTCAAGGACCCGGCGGGAACGGCGGGCTGGTCGGGTATCGGCACCGAACTGCGGTGCCTGCTCGGCCTGTTCACCGCCCGCTCGGTGCTCGTGGAGAACGACTACCGGCAGGACCACGCCCGGCTGCGCGCCGACGTCGCCGAGTGCCGTACCGCGCTCGCCACCGGCCACGAGACCATGGAACAAAGGGAGTTGCTGTGA